The DNA segment TATATCCCTGAACAGTAACCGGCTATTCCCCTGCCGGAAAGTGTATTAGCATAGAAAATGGAAACATAAGAATTTCTAAGGGCAGGCAGGGAATTCATAGTATATGTCGAATTATAGCTGCTAAAGAGGTTGGAGGTTAGACCACTGAGGTATGTCCAGGTCTTTCTTTGCACTGGCCAGGCGGAGAAAAACCTGCGGCCATTCCAACCAAAAAGTTTAGCTATAAGGGGGATATGCAAAGTGGCAACAAAAATTGCCTGGGTGGTAGACGGCGACAAGGACAATGTCGCCACCATCCTGATCAGGGACGTAACCAAAGGAAAGAGCATCCCGGTCACCGTTGGGGAAAAAGAAATCCAAGTAACTGCAAATGCGGACATTCCCCATGGTCACAAGGTAGCCATCCTGCCCATTAAAAAAGGGGAAACCGTCTTCAAGTACGGGCTTTCCATCGGCAAGGCCACCGTAAACATTGAGATCGGCGATCATGTTCACATCCACAACACAGAGAGCAATCGAGGCCGCGGGGACTTGGCCTGCAAAGGAGGCTGCTGCTAATGAGCAAGTTTTACGGGTATTACCGGCCGGACGGATCTGTCGGTGCCAGAAACCACATCCTGATCCTTTCCGCCACCATTTATTCCAACAGCGTGGCCGAGCGGGTAGCCAACTCCATTCTGGGCGCGGTCCCCATTACCCATCATTTGGGCCGCACCCAGACCAAATCCGACCTCAAAATGACCTACGACATCCTGTGCGGCCACGGCAAAAACCCCAACGTGGGCGCGGTGGTGGTCTTAGACCATTTCAAGGAAGAACTGTGCAATGTGGACGACATCGCCAATGAAATCGCCAAGACCGGCAAGCCGGTGGAAAAGGTTAATATCCGCGATGCCGGCGGGGCTATCAACGCTGTTGCCGACGCCACCCGCAAAGCCATGTATCTGGCCAGAGACCTTTCCAAGCAAAAGCGGGAAGAGGCTTCGATGTCCCAATTCCTCTTCGGCCTAAACTGCGGCACCTCGGATACCACTTCCGGGCTTTCATCCAACCCGGCCCTGGGCCTTTGCTCCGATCGTATAGTCAGGGAAGGCGGCCGCTCCATTCTGGCCGAACTGCCCGAGCTGATGGGCGCCGAGGAATGGCTGGCCTCCAAGGCAGTAAGCCCTGAAATCGGCCAGAAAATTTGGGAT comes from the Syntrophomonadaceae bacterium genome and includes:
- a CDS encoding UxaA family hydrolase, encoding MSKFYGYYRPDGSVGARNHILILSATIYSNSVAERVANSILGAVPITHHLGRTQTKSDLKMTYDILCGHGKNPNVGAVVVLDHFKEELCNVDDIANEIAKTGKPVEKVNIRDAGGAINAVADATRKAMYLARDLSKQKREEASMSQFLFGLNCGTSDTTSGLSSNPALGLCSDRIVREGGRSILAELPELMGAEEWLASKAVSPEIGQKIWDVIASYEQRIFATGEDIRGSQPTGDNIVGGISSIEEKSLGGAKKSGSAPIIDVIGLGEPPAKTPGLYLMYTPGHGSESISAIAAAGSQLLVFSTGGGHTIANPVMPTIKITGNVYSYKQMADTVDLDLSGILAGEVSLEEAGDMIYHEVAEVLSGKLTKCEILREATGFAIHRVGLSI
- a CDS encoding UxaA family hydrolase — encoded protein: MATKIAWVVDGDKDNVATILIRDVTKGKSIPVTVGEKEIQVTANADIPHGHKVAILPIKKGETVFKYGLSIGKATVNIEIGDHVHIHNTESNRGRGDLACKGGCC